The following proteins are encoded in a genomic region of Sylvia atricapilla isolate bSylAtr1 chromosome 14, bSylAtr1.pri, whole genome shotgun sequence:
- the KIF20A gene encoding kinesin-like protein KIF20A — translation MAQTLASPGLFSDDEAAVSPVLESTAAGFGADVRKDLLSEFSAISPNLEGSQAVAEDNNGKLKVYLRVRPLKSTEVEKGEDQGCVCIENSETLILKAPKNSFTMRSTERGVGQAVHRFSFTRIFGPEVGQKSFFDETMKQVVKDVLNGQNCLVYTYGITNSGKTHTIQGTTQDGGILPRSLATIFNSVKDRLYQAMDLKPALSNEVTWLDSRQVRQEETKKQMMLQGCLWEEELLTPLKRSHSAESQLQATTSGSFDSGVAGLSSSSQLTNHSDLSQTEELGPCWGDLDRISLTSTGDVQFSIWVSFFEIYNELIYDLLEPAVPGQNRKRQTLRLCEDQTGNPYVKDLNWINVQDADEAWKLLKLGRKNQSFASTHMNQNSSRSHSVFSIRILHLQRGGSEVAPKISELSLCDLAGSERCKDQKSGDRMKEANNINTSLHTLGRCIAALRQNQQARTKQAVVPFRDSKLTRVFQGFFTGRGRSCMIVNINQCASTYDETLYVAKFSAIASQLVQAPPSKLGLPSLQSIIKEHNRRTSQGPEAEPEENVESEEDTEDEADVSTYEKKDLLRVVEAARELLVQERQKKLQLEVRLREEICNEMLEHMQQKEQWWSQHVDAQREQLEELYEGKMTILKELLTDHYQEKMQERDDEILELKAALQETKQKLESLDAKQKDTEQSVRRSKRVATSSALQQELADTKARLEQCQKELNSTNAELRKYQKLVEPPPSARPITMDVDRKLEDGQKNVRLLRSELQKIGESLQSAERACCHSTGAGKLREALGTCDDILARQDQTLAELQNNMMLVKLDLRKKAACIAEQYHTVQKLQAPPTSALKKRFCANRENLQPNQPPGKKPFLHNILTRSATRPVAARGWQLRSVAL, via the exons CTACCTCAGAGTTCGACCTCTGAAATCTACAGAAGTGGAAAAGGGGGAAGACCAG GGCTGTGTCTGTATTGAGAACTCAGAAACCCTCATTCTAAAAGCTCCAAAGAATTCCTTCACCATGCGGAGCACGGAGCGAGGAGTGGGACAAGCAGTGCACAGATTCTCCTTCACCCGG ATTTTTGGACCAGAGGTGGGGCAGAAATCATTCTTTGATGAGACAATGAAGCAGGTGGTAAAGGATGTGCTGAATGGGCAGAACTGTCTGGTTTACACCTATGGCATCACCAATTCAGGGAAGACTCACACGATTCAGG GCACCACCCAAGATGGGGGGATTCTGCCTCGCTCCTTGGCAACCATCTTCAACAGTGTGAAGGACAGGCTGTACCAGGCCATGGACCTGAAGCCTGCCCTTTCCAACGAGGTGACCTGGCTGGACAGCAGGCAGGTGCGGCAGGAGGAGACCAAGAAGCAGATGATGCTGCAGGGGTGTCTCTGGGAG GAGGAGCTGCTAACGCCACTGAAGAGGAGTCACAGTGCTGAATCTCAGCTCCAGGCCACCACCAGTGGCAGTTTTGACAGTGGAGTTGCTGGTCTGTCTTCATCCAGCCAACTCACCAACCATTCAGACCTCAGCCAGACAGAAG aactgGGCCCTTGCTGGGGTGACTTGGATCGCATTTCACTCACCAGCACAGGAGATGTGCAGTTCTCCATCTGGGTCTCCTTCTTTGAGATCTACAACGAGTTAATCTACGACTTGTTAGAACCAGCTGTACCCGGGCAGAACCGCAAGCGGCAAACTCTGCGGCTCTGCGAGGACCAGACTGGCAACCCTTATGTGAAAG ATCTGAACTGGATCAATGTCCAGGATGCTGATGAGGCCTGGAAGCTCCTGAAACTGGGTCGGAAAAATCAGAGTTTTGCGAGCACCCACATGAACCAGAACTCCAGCCGCAG TCACAGTGTGTTCTCTATTCGGATTCTGCACTTGCAAAGAGGTGGCAGTGAAGTTGCTCCAAAAATCAGCGA GTTGTCCCTGTGTGACCTGGCGGGCTCTGAGCGCTGCAAGGACCAGAAAAGCGGGGACCGAATGAAAGAAGCCAACAACATCAACACCTCCCTGCACACTCTGGGCCGCTGCATCGCTGCCCTCCGCCAGAACCAGCAGGCCAG GACGAAGCAGGCGGTGGTTCCGTTCCGGGACAGCAAACTGACCCGCGTGTTCCAGGGTTTCTTCACCGGGCGCGGGCGCTCCTGCATGATCGTCAACATCAACCAGTGTGCATCCACCTATGATGAGACTCTGTACGTGGCCAAGTTCTCAGCCATTGCCAGCCAG cTTGTTCAGGCACCTCCCTCAAAACTGGGACTTCCATCCTTACAATCCATCATCAAAGAACACAACAGACGAACCAGCCAGGGTCCAGAGGCAGAGCCAGAAGAAAACGTGGAATCAGAAGAAGACACTGAGGATGAGGCAGATGTCTCCACGTATGAGAAGAAG GACTTGCTGCGTGTGGTCGAAGCTGCgcgggagctgctggtgcaggagcGGCAGAAGAAGCTGCAGCTCGAGGTGCGCCTGCGCGAGGAGATCTGCAACGAGATGCTGGAGCACATGCAACAGAAGGAGCAGTGGTGGAG cCAACACGTGGACGCTcagagagagcagctggaggaactGTATGAGGGTAAAATGACCATCCTGAAGGAGTTACTGACTGACCACTACCAAGAGAAGATGCAG GAGCGTGACGATGAGATTTTGGAGctcaaagctgctctgcaggagacCAAACAAAAACTGGAGAGCTTGGATGCCAAGCAAAAGGACACAGAGCAAAGTGTACGTCGATCCAAGCGAGTGGCCACCTcgtctgctctgcagcaggagctggcagacaCCAAAGCCAGGCTAGAGCAGTGTCAAAAGGAGTTGAATTCCACAAACGCAG AGTTGCGCAAGTACCAGAAATTAGTGGAGCCACCTCCCTCTGCCAGACCCATTACTATGGATGTGGACAGGAAGCTGGAGGATGGACAGAAG AATGTCAGATTGCTGCGTTCAGAGCTACAAAAAATTGGGGAATCTCTCCAGTCTGCTGAGCGGGCgtgctgccacagcacaggggcagggaagcTGCGAGAAGCCCTGGGCACGTGTGATGACATCCTGGCAAGACAG GACCAgaccctggcagagctgcagaacaaCATGATGCTGGTGAAGCTGGACCTGCGCAAGAAGGCGGCCTGCATTGCTGAGCAGTACCACACGGTGCAGAAGCTGCAGGCCCCGCCGACCTCCGCCCTCAAGAAACGCTTCTGCGCCAACAGGGAGAACCTGCAGCCCAATCAGCCTCCTGGCAAAAAGCCCTTCCTGCACAACATCCTGACACGTTCAGCCACCCGGCCTGTGGCTGCCAGAGGGTGGCAGCTTCGTTCGGTTGCTCTGTGA